One genomic window of Polyangiaceae bacterium includes the following:
- a CDS encoding GFA family protein, with translation MSEQNQAEPLRGGCFCGALRYQVDRPLVGAQSCHCSKCRKVFSGAGSSFGFLAPDSFSWVDEPRALSRYASGDGWEIGFCGTCGSTLCGIHEGTVRGVTLGSIDGDPGIQIARHLFVGSKAPWDHIGGDAPQFDEGGD, from the coding sequence ATGTCAGAACAGAACCAAGCAGAGCCGCTCCGTGGCGGCTGCTTTTGTGGCGCCTTGCGCTACCAAGTTGACCGGCCCTTGGTCGGTGCTCAGAGCTGTCATTGTTCGAAGTGTCGAAAGGTGTTTAGCGGTGCGGGCTCCTCCTTTGGGTTCCTCGCCCCAGACAGCTTCAGCTGGGTCGACGAACCTCGCGCGCTGAGCCGCTACGCAAGCGGCGATGGCTGGGAGATCGGCTTCTGCGGAACGTGCGGGTCCACCCTGTGCGGGATCCACGAAGGCACCGTGCGTGGAGTCACGCTCGGGAGCATCGACGGCGACCCGGGGATCCAGATCGCCCGCCACCTCTTCGTCGGCTCCAAGGCCCCCTGGGATCACATCGGGGGCGATGCCCCGCAGTTCGATGAGGGAGGGGACTAG
- a CDS encoding VOC family protein has protein sequence MTIQAATPYFILNGHARQAIEFYSGALGASAEPLLTFGQMDQSCSEAQKDNVMHCVLKVGATTLMLSDGPAAGELPPSGLVCVALDFDDADELRRVFGALEQGGEVVNAVFDAPWGALFGVVRDRFGVEWMLNCLKN, from the coding sequence ATGACGATTCAAGCCGCGACTCCCTATTTCATCCTCAACGGCCACGCCCGCCAGGCCATCGAGTTCTACTCCGGAGCGCTGGGCGCCAGCGCGGAGCCCCTGCTCACCTTTGGCCAGATGGATCAAAGCTGCAGCGAGGCGCAAAAGGATAACGTGATGCACTGCGTGCTCAAGGTGGGGGCAACCACGTTGATGCTGAGCGATGGGCCGGCAGCTGGAGAGTTGCCTCCCAGTGGGCTCGTCTGCGTAGCTCTCGATTTCGACGACGCAGACGAGCTTCGACGTGTGTTTGGTGCGCTCGAGCAAGGCGGCGAGGTCGTCAACGCGGTGTTTGACGCGCCGTGGGGCGCACTGTTTGGCGTCGTGCGGGATCGCTTCGGTGTTGAGTGGATGCTCAACTGCCTGAAAAACTGA
- a CDS encoding VOC family protein, giving the protein MSIQKVAFTMYPIKDPDRARRFYEETLGLKVGMHGGQHGVVWIEYDLPGGGCLALTNVGDASPSTNSGGTIALEVSDLAALVAELKAKGVEFSAEGIRGPHCAMAVCLDSEGNSILLHQLDSPS; this is encoded by the coding sequence ATGAGCATTCAGAAGGTCGCGTTCACGATGTACCCCATCAAGGACCCCGATCGCGCCCGGCGGTTCTACGAAGAGACGCTTGGGCTGAAGGTCGGTATGCACGGCGGCCAGCATGGCGTGGTGTGGATCGAATACGACCTGCCTGGAGGCGGCTGCTTGGCGTTGACCAACGTGGGTGACGCCTCGCCCAGTACGAATTCGGGTGGGACCATCGCCCTCGAGGTCAGCGACCTTGCAGCCCTCGTCGCGGAGCTGAAGGCCAAGGGCGTCGAGTTTTCTGCCGAGGGGATCCGCGGCCCGCACTGCGCGATGGCCGTTTGTCTCGACTCCGAAGGCAACTCGATCCTCCTGCATCAGCTCGACAGCCCCTCCTGA